In the genome of Candidatus Hydrogenedentota bacterium, the window CGGCGCGCCCTTCACGGACCACCACCGCGTGATTGACGGCATTCTCGCGCAGCACGAGCGGCGCAACCGGCGGATACTCTCCACCATCACCCCGCAGGGTTTCTCCGCATACGATCTGGCCCGGGCGCTCTACCCCGCCATGACCCATCAGGACCTCTTTTTCTGCCTTTCCGTGGCTGTGGGGCAGTTGGAACTGCTGGAGTCGCGGGGACTGCTCCGGCAGGAGCACGATGCGGACGGTGTGTCGCGGTTTTATCCGGCCCATGCCGGTGGAGAATCCCCCGTTGACGCCTGAAACCCCGCTGCCGCCGATACTGACCTTTGCCCCGGCGTATTTCGACCGCATCTGGGGCGGCACCCGCCTGAAAGAAGAACTGGGCTTTGACGTGCCCACGGAGCGCCGCATCGGCGAGGCATGGCTGGTCTCCGACCATTCCGAATGCCAGAGCGTGGTGGTGGAGGGTCCCCTGGCGGGCGCAACACTGGGCGAACTGGTGCGGAGCCATGGGACGACACTGCTCGGCGGGCGGGCACAACCCACCCCCGAGGGCCGCTTTCCACTCCTGCTGAAGCTGATTGACGCCGGAATGGCGCTTTCCGTGCAGGTGCATCCGGACGATGCGGCGGCGGTCCGGCTTGGCGAAACGGACATCGGCAAGACGGAAATGTGGCACGTCCTCTCCGCCGAACAGGACGCCGCGCTGATTTGCGGCCTGCGTGACGGCGCGACCCCAAAGGAATTCCATGCGGCCATGGTGGATGGAACCGTTGCCGGGCTGATGCGGTCCTGCGACGCCAGGGAAGGCGTGTCCCTGTTCGTCCCGGCGGGCACGGTGCACG includes:
- a CDS encoding class I mannose-6-phosphate isomerase, with the protein product MRTVCRGFIRPMPVENPPLTPETPLPPILTFAPAYFDRIWGGTRLKEELGFDVPTERRIGEAWLVSDHSECQSVVVEGPLAGATLGELVRSHGTTLLGGRAQPTPEGRFPLLLKLIDAGMALSVQVHPDDAAAVRLGETDIGKTEMWHVLSAEQDAALICGLRDGATPKEFHAAMVDGTVAGLMRSCDAREGVSLFVPAGTVHAIGKGILLAEIQQNSNITYRVFDWNRVDGQGRPRALHPEQAMACIRFDTADTGPAVPLGLESRDILCACRYFAAERRFPDKNRVWEKGTDSFHLVLAGEGFVTVKADGVSRKLTRGRAALIPGCVPAYTLDGESPALVYYVPDLACDIVGPLLAADHARAAIAGLGGPAPTNDLASLLEA